A portion of the Streptomyces erythrochromogenes genome contains these proteins:
- a CDS encoding ABC transporter permease, translating into MTAAPVSALALAGRSLRISSRQPDALITALMLPVMLMLIFVYFFGGAIDTGTEYVTYVVPGAMLLCAGFGAAGTAVSVADDMRNGVIDRFRTLNIGGIPILAGHVTASVLRNLLSTTLVLTVALAIGFRPQAGPAAFLAAAGLLFAYITAISWLAATLGLLAKTPEAAGGFTFLMMFLPYPSSAFVPIETMPGWLHGFAEHQPLTPVIESLRALLLAQPAGSAPWTALTWCAGITAVAVTLAAVLFRSRTR; encoded by the coding sequence ATGACCGCCGCACCCGTGAGCGCCCTCGCCCTGGCCGGCCGCAGCCTGCGCATCAGCAGCCGGCAGCCCGACGCGCTGATCACCGCGCTGATGCTGCCCGTGATGCTGATGCTGATCTTCGTCTACTTCTTCGGCGGGGCCATCGACACCGGGACGGAGTACGTGACGTACGTGGTCCCCGGCGCCATGCTGCTCTGCGCGGGCTTCGGCGCGGCCGGCACCGCCGTCAGCGTCGCCGACGACATGCGCAACGGCGTCATCGACCGCTTCCGCACCCTCAACATCGGCGGCATCCCCATCCTGGCCGGGCACGTCACGGCCTCCGTCCTGCGCAACCTGCTCTCGACCACCCTGGTCCTCACCGTCGCCCTCGCGATCGGATTCCGGCCCCAGGCGGGCCCGGCCGCCTTCCTCGCCGCGGCCGGCCTGCTGTTCGCGTACATCACGGCGATCTCGTGGCTGGCCGCCACGCTCGGACTGCTCGCCAAGACGCCGGAGGCGGCGGGCGGCTTCACCTTCCTGATGATGTTCCTGCCCTACCCGTCCAGCGCCTTCGTCCCCATCGAGACCATGCCCGGCTGGCTGCACGGCTTCGCCGAGCACCAGCCGCTCACCCCGGTGATCGAATCCCTGCGCGCGCTGCTCCTTGCGCAGCCCGCCGGAAGCGCCCCCTGGACGGCCCTGACCTGGTGCGCGGGCATCACGGCCGTGGCCGTGACCCTGGCCGCCGTCCTCTTCCGCAGCAGGACCCGCTGA